The nucleotide sequence AGTTCTTTTAAAGATGGAGGTGCCACATGACTGAGCAAAATTTGACTTCTCCACGTACCTTTTCGAGATTGTTGCTTCTAGTCGTAATAGTTTCACTCATCGTTTCAGGTTCAACGCGAGTCGTCGTTCATGCAGCGATTAGCGTTCCAGAAACGATTCGAGTCGCATTGTTTATTAGTACAGGAGCAGCAGCTTCGACATCAACAACACCTGTTGCTACCTTGCAAGCACCAGACGGCTTTAACTTGGTGTGGCGCGACCCGCAGGTGAGCATTCCAATTAGTGATGTTGCTGCTGGACAATCGGTCAGAGTGATGATGGATAGTTATCGTGCACTTATACTAGAAACTACTGAATTGAATGCTGCGATAACCGTACTTAAAAAAATTCAAGCAACCTCTTCAGCAGCATTCATAACTTCACTATCGAAGTCTGGCAATACAACTTATCAGGTGAGTGAAGGGGCTTATGCGACAGCATCGCAAGCATCGACAGCTTTAACCAGGTGGACGAATGCAGCAGTTGCCACTGGTGTTCAAACGTCTCTAAGTGCTAGAGTAGCTGGACCATGGGCAGTAGAATCTGGTCCATATGCAAGTTTAGCCCAAGCGAATACTGCGGTAAAGACGATAGGTAGCAAAGGTTTGGACGCATTCGTAGCGATCAAGCAGCAGAATGGCAAGCTCTTCTATTATGTTCGAGTCGGACAAGAGCAAGATGCCGGAGCATTAGCAGCAGTAAAGACTTCTGTAATAGCAGCTGGCGGGGTCAATGTTACTATTCCTGAAACGGATGAGCCCTATGCGCTTATTCGAAATGATATGACGTTGAATGGAGCTTCGAATAAGCCGGTCACCTTGTATGCGATTCCGAATGGTGCGGGTGCAGTTCTACGTGCTGATCCTGTTGCAGATACAGGAATTCAACTTACAGAGCGATCGAAGCGAATCTATCGTGGGAGCATGGAACTTAGCGTTTATGGTAATGCGTTAGCCGTAATTAATGATGTCAATTTAGAACAGTATTTATATTCGGTTGTATCTGCAGAAGTTGGAAGCGGGTGGCCAAGCGAAGCCCAGAAAGCACAAGCTGTTGTGGCTAGATCCTATGCGCTTGCTAGCGGAATGCAATATAAGATTGCACACGTTGTAGATACGACAGTTAGTCAAGCCTATTATGGCTTAGGCAATGAGAATCCGAACTCAACGGCGGGTGTAGATGCAACACAGGGAGAAGTGCTCGTCAATGAGCGGGGTAAAGTCGTTAGCGCATTATTCTCAGCAAATGCCGGAGGCATAACTGCGGATTCAATAGAAGCGTGGGGCAACGTTGATCCTTCCTATGCGAGTGCAGTGAATAGCCCAGATTCGGGACCCTTAAATGGCAAGATGAAGTGGCATCGCATCGTTACGACTGATGGACTGATGGGTTATATGAGAGAAGATTTACTAGAAAGTAGCGGAAAAAAGAACGAGATTGGATTAGCACAGCTACGAATCGTTCAAAGTGGATCAAATGTGCGCAAAAAACCGACGACGGATAGTGAGTCGGTTGCACAGCTATCCGCCCAAAGCCTTGTCGTTTCTATTGGAACAGTAAATGAGACGACAGCGTATAGCTGGATTGAATCGTTCACTGCAGAACAGCTACTCACGACATTGTCAGCTCGTGATAAAACAGTCACGGGACCACTGACTACGCTAGAAGTATCAAAGACAGGTCCTTCAGGCCGTGCGATCGAGCTTAAAGCGAATGGAGCGAAGGTTGATATTAAGCAACCGACACAATTCAATGGAGCTTTAGGAGGCTTACGAAGCAACTTCTTCACGATTGAGCAAACAGGCCTATTAACGATTCTCGATGACAGCAATAACAAGAGACAACTTCCACAGCAATCAGGAGCATTAAATATTATAGATGGAAACGATAACGTACGAACTGTCAACGCGGGCAATCTCTTTATTCTCGATAAGAATGGTAAACTGAGAGCTGCAACAGCGGATGCTCAGTATACGATTTCAGGAAAAGGCTGGGGTCACGGTGTGGGAATGTCACAATGGGGTGCACGAGGCTTTGCCGAGCAAGGGTATGACTATCAGTATATTTTGAAATACTACTACAATAATGTAAACATTGAAAAAGGTGCTGTCGGATGAATGTAAGTGACTATGATTTTGAATTGCCAGAACATTTAATTGCTCAGACACCGCTTGCCAATCGAACGTCCTCTAGACTGCTCGTATTACATCGAGATTCAAAGCAGGTGGAGCATCGAACATTTACCGATTTAGCTCAGTATTTGAAACCTGGGGATACGCTCGTGTTGAATGACACAAAAGTGCTTCCTGCACGATTATTCGGTGTGAAGGCAGATACAGGAGCTAAGGTAGAGTTATTATTGCTCAAACAACTTGACACAGATCGTTGGGAAACGCTAGCCAGGCCGGGAAAGCGTATTATGGAAGGTACGATTCTTCATTTCGGTAGCGATTCGAAGGGTGCACCCTTGCTGACTGCAATTGTCGATGAAGTCGGCGAAATGGGAGCTCGAATCGTACGGTTCGAATATGAGGGGATTTTTAACGAATTGCTCGATCGATTAGGGCAAATGCCGCTCCCGCCCTATATTAAAGAGACTTTAGCGGATCGTGATCGTTATCAAACGGTATATGCTCGTCACGAAGGTTCTGCTGCTGCACCGACTGCGGGCTTACATTTTACAGACGATTTTCTAAAGCAGCTTCAAGCGAATGGGGTTAAGCTCTGTCCGATAACATTGCATGTGGGGCTTGGAACATTTCGTCCTGTTTCAGTGGAGGATGTGGAGTCTCATCAGATGCATTCTGAATGGTATTCCATTAGCGAAGAAAGCGTTGCAATCCTTAATGAAGCGAGGGCACGCGGTGGTCGCATCGTCGCAGTGGGAACGACTTCGGCACGAACGCTAGAGACGCTCGGTCAACGTTTTGGTGAACGCCCACTCGAAGCTTGCAATGGATGGACAGATATTTTTATTTATCCAGGATATTCGTATCGCATCGTCGATGCATTGCTTACGAATTTTCACCTTCCGAAATCTACACTCGTGATGCTCGTCAGTGCTTTGGCGGGACGCGATGCAATTATGAATGCTTATCATGAAGCCATCGCACAGCAATATCGATTTTTCAGCTTTGGAGATGCGATGTTCATTACCTAGGCTCATGCCTAAATAGAGAGGAATTGCACAATGGCAGTTAAATATGAACTAATAAAAACTTGTAAGCAAACCGGTGCAAGATTAGGTAGATTGCATACACCACACGGCATTATCGATACGCCTACATTTATGCCGGTAGGCACTCAAGCGACCGTAAAGGGAATGAGTCCCGAGGAGTTAAAATCGCTTGGCGCGCAAATCATTTTAAGCAATACGTATCATCTTTATTTGCGTCCAGGTCATGAGCTCGTACAAGCAGCAGGAGGCTTGCATCGGTTCATGAATTGGGATCGCCCAATTCTTACAGATAGCGGCGGTTTTCAAGTATTCTCTCTAAGTGAAATGCGCAAGATTACTGAGCAAGGAGTTGAGTTCCGCTCTCATTTAAACGGGGACAAGCTCTCGCTCACACCGGAAAGTGCAACACACGTGCAAAATGCACTCGGTGCAGATATTATGATGGCCTTTGATGAATGCCCTCCCTATCCAGCGGAATATGAGTACGTGAAGCAATCCACTGAGCGGACAAGCCGTTGGGCTGAACGATGCTTACAAGCTCATGGTCGTCCTCATGACCAAGCGTTGTTCGGAATTGTTCAAGGGGGTATGCACGCAGATTTGCGCCGGATGAGTGCCCAAGATTTGACTTCACTTGATTTCCCGGGGTATGCTATGGGAGGATTAAGCGTAGGTGAACCTAAACACCTGATGTATGAAGTAATTGAGGAGACAATCCCGTTCCTTCCCAGTCATAAGCCTCGCTATCTGA is from Candidatus Cohnella colombiensis and encodes:
- the tgt gene encoding tRNA guanosine(34) transglycosylase Tgt; the protein is MAVKYELIKTCKQTGARLGRLHTPHGIIDTPTFMPVGTQATVKGMSPEELKSLGAQIILSNTYHLYLRPGHELVQAAGGLHRFMNWDRPILTDSGGFQVFSLSEMRKITEQGVEFRSHLNGDKLSLTPESATHVQNALGADIMMAFDECPPYPAEYEYVKQSTERTSRWAERCLQAHGRPHDQALFGIVQGGMHADLRRMSAQDLTSLDFPGYAMGGLSVGEPKHLMYEVIEETIPFLPSHKPRYLMGVGSPDALIEGSIRGVDMFDCVLPTRIARNGTLMTSQGRMVVRNAKYTNDFAPLDPECSCYTCQHYSRAYIRHLIKADEMFGLRLTTIHNLHFLVNLMSKVRDAIREDRLGSFRDEFFEQYGMAGNESGF
- a CDS encoding SpoIID/LytB domain-containing protein — protein: MTEQNLTSPRTFSRLLLLVVIVSLIVSGSTRVVVHAAISVPETIRVALFISTGAAASTSTTPVATLQAPDGFNLVWRDPQVSIPISDVAAGQSVRVMMDSYRALILETTELNAAITVLKKIQATSSAAFITSLSKSGNTTYQVSEGAYATASQASTALTRWTNAAVATGVQTSLSARVAGPWAVESGPYASLAQANTAVKTIGSKGLDAFVAIKQQNGKLFYYVRVGQEQDAGALAAVKTSVIAAGGVNVTIPETDEPYALIRNDMTLNGASNKPVTLYAIPNGAGAVLRADPVADTGIQLTERSKRIYRGSMELSVYGNALAVINDVNLEQYLYSVVSAEVGSGWPSEAQKAQAVVARSYALASGMQYKIAHVVDTTVSQAYYGLGNENPNSTAGVDATQGEVLVNERGKVVSALFSANAGGITADSIEAWGNVDPSYASAVNSPDSGPLNGKMKWHRIVTTDGLMGYMREDLLESSGKKNEIGLAQLRIVQSGSNVRKKPTTDSESVAQLSAQSLVVSIGTVNETTAYSWIESFTAEQLLTTLSARDKTVTGPLTTLEVSKTGPSGRAIELKANGAKVDIKQPTQFNGALGGLRSNFFTIEQTGLLTILDDSNNKRQLPQQSGALNIIDGNDNVRTVNAGNLFILDKNGKLRAATADAQYTISGKGWGHGVGMSQWGARGFAEQGYDYQYILKYYYNNVNIEKGAVG
- the queA gene encoding tRNA preQ1(34) S-adenosylmethionine ribosyltransferase-isomerase QueA; the encoded protein is MNVSDYDFELPEHLIAQTPLANRTSSRLLVLHRDSKQVEHRTFTDLAQYLKPGDTLVLNDTKVLPARLFGVKADTGAKVELLLLKQLDTDRWETLARPGKRIMEGTILHFGSDSKGAPLLTAIVDEVGEMGARIVRFEYEGIFNELLDRLGQMPLPPYIKETLADRDRYQTVYARHEGSAAAPTAGLHFTDDFLKQLQANGVKLCPITLHVGLGTFRPVSVEDVESHQMHSEWYSISEESVAILNEARARGGRIVAVGTTSARTLETLGQRFGERPLEACNGWTDIFIYPGYSYRIVDALLTNFHLPKSTLVMLVSALAGRDAIMNAYHEAIAQQYRFFSFGDAMFIT